The Roseofilum reptotaenium CS-1145 genome contains the following window.
TCCATGCTGGGGGGTTGGAGCGGGGGGCGATCCTGTCCCTGTTGCAGAATAGCGCGGATGTCCTTAGCCTGCTTGAGTTCGGCGGGTTCCCGGATCAGGGGGCCAAACTGGAGCGTACCGGTAAGGGAATCAATCAGATAATGCAGATCGCTTGGACTAGAATTAGAAAAGTCAGTCACTTCTTGCCATCGTTGAGGGGTTGCCCCTGGAGGCGTGACGATCAGATATTCGTCTTCTTGACGGTCGAGAATGGGCGATCGCCGCAGTTGGAATCGTTGCCCCGGTTCTCCATTGCTGTTACCCAGGAGGTCATTTTCGATCAGTTCGCATTGGGTAGCTTCCGTGGTTCCGCCAATGGCTTTGACTCCAATACCGATGATTTGTGGCGATCGCGTGTAGCTTGGTTGACTCAGGCGTGGTGTCGCATAAACACAGCGCAACCATCGCCCTTGATAGGCGGTAAATTGGGCTACTGGAAAATTCAAGGGTAGATGTAACGTAATATCGACTCCCTGTAAGGGATTTCCTCCTCGTTGGGCAATGTCCGCGAAGCTAAAGCCTTGGGTTTCATCATCCGATTCTTCAAGTAGCACTGGCTGCCAATACTGACCATTCCAGGCTTCCCAGCGTCGCGGGGGGTCAGTGGGGTCAATGCCTGTGGGAGTCGCCTCTTGTCCTTTTAACGTGAGAATAATTACATTGCCATCCAAGGATTCTTGGGGATCGAAGACCAGATAGAAACAATTCCCTGCTTGGGGTTGAGCGTTGAAAAGTGGCAATTCGGGGCCAGACCATTCCCCTGTGGGGGTCAGATTCCAGAGATGGGTAAAGCGATCGCGTAAAATTTGCGGCGTTTCCTCGATTTGCTCGGCTCCCAGAAAATGGTTAATCTGAGGATTACCGATTGTTAGGGGGCGATCGGTACTAAATACAATAGGGTCGAGTCCCGGTTGGCGCTCCGTTGCCACCTCAATCCCCGCCGGTATCGTATAAGACTCTGGCAAATCCGACACCAAATAAAACGTTACTTCTGTTGTCGCTGGATTCGGCGGTTCTAAGCGAATACCGAGCAATTCTAAGAATAAAATATAATTGCGCCGAGGCAGTTGGTTAAACCGCAGCAGCATTTGATGGGTTAACCAGGCAAACATTTCAATCATGGTAATGCCTGGATCGCTCGGATTATGATTCGTCCATTCTGGACAATAGCGTGGAATTCTCAACAGACATTCTTCGATCAAATCTTGATATTCTCGGTCATCTAAATTCGCCTTCGGTAATTTGGGTAAGAAATCAAAAACCATAATCAATTCCTGTCTGCAAGAATTTAAACAAAAGAAAGAAGCGAAGACCGTTAATGGTGTAAATCTACCGATTGATCGCTTTATTATTAGCGGATTCAAAAGGCAGATCCCAAATTAAGGTAACCCTATGGGAATAGTCATACCCCTCACTTAGTCTACCTCTTAGAACCTCGAAAAGAAAATAGTCCTACTGGAACTCATCAAGCCTTACAACAGAACAAGCTGGGGGGATAGGGAGATCTAAAGATAAACTTGGCTGAGAATATAGCGTAGGCGATCGTAATCATCTTTGAGAAGTAGACTCAAGTTTCGCCCTGCTTGTACTAACCAGGAGTGTTCGGTATGGCGCAGTTGGTAAATCGTTCTCAAGGTAGCTGCAATCAGCGCATCAACTGGTGTTCCAGGAATTTCGAGTAAAATGCGAATAAAATCAAAGTCCTCGCTAAAGCGAATCACTTCATCCGGATGACATTGATAGACCGCTTGGTGAATTTGTGGAGGACGTCGGGGTAAATGCTGATAAACTCTGGAGCGAGAAATTGCTGACTCCAGGGTTTCAAATCCGACGATCGCCGCTCGAAACTCAGTTTTAAGCATGGCAAAAATCTGCGGCTGCTCTGCTCGCAGTTGTTCTAGGGATAAGCCCAAAGCTCTGGCACGATGGATCGAATCAATGGGAGTAGTGGTGGCATGATACACCACTGCATAAACCCAATAGCCTGTATCTGGTTCTGCGGAGCGTTCAGGAGTGACACCGAGCGATCTCACCAAAGAACCAAATGCTGGCATCATGGGAAAATTGAGATCTTCCGGTTCCAGACATTGGGCTAAAAATTCCGAGGTTGCCGTTTCGATCACCTCGGCGATGTGGTTTTCGGGGCGATCGTTGATGGCAGTTTGAGTTAAGGGTAAGCGCATAGAGTGACAACAGAGAGATCGTATTGGTGTTTAAAAATAATTAGGATTACTAAGACAGTGAATCAGGATCGATACTGAGTTGTCGAAGCTTATCCCGTAATTGCTGTAACTCCAATTCGGCTTGGTCTGCGCGTTGTTGTTGGAGATTGCACTCCGACTCAGCTTGCTCGGCCCGTTCGCTCGGTGTCGGTATCCACTCCCCAGTTTGATTGTAGAAGCGCAACCACCGCCCTTCTACTCCCTCGTACACCCCTTGCCATAACGCTAATCCTAGACCTAATGGTTCTAGCCAGACTTTCCCTTGTGATAATTCCAACCTTTCGTATTTTCCACCTTTGAGGACAAATCCCCGAAAGTTGTTTTGGTAGCGATCGTAAGTCACATAATAGGGAACCTGTAAAATTTTCTCGTATACTTCCCATTTGGTTGGTGGCTTTTTCTCTTTACGCTCTGTGCGTCCTAAGTCTTCATCTTCTGTTCCTGGAGACGCTAATTCAACCACCAGAAAGGGACTGATTTGTTCTTGCCAGATCACATAGCTTAGACGTAACTCCTGTTGAGTACGGCTACGCTTGGCTCCCAAAACCACAAACCAATCCGGGCGTTTGTGCCATAGGGTATGTTCGCTGTCATAGTAGAGGTTAAGATCGCTGGCAATAAAATAGTCATCCTCACGGTAGCGGGGAGATTGACAAGTTTGAGTTAATAAATCCGGTTGGTAATCGTGAAACTCATCCGGCAATCCAGGTTCCTCCGGGTCTTCGCTGGGTAAATCATACATCGTTGGCAGAGATTTCTGCTTGGGATTGGGATACAGTTGAACCATGGCTTTACAGAGAACCGCTTATGGAGGTGGAAAACCTAAAAACAGCCAGTAGGGTGGGCAAGGTACCGTAAAAATGGTTTTCCTATTACCCATTACAGCACTTCGCGCGGTAATGCTTGCCCACCCTACAGATGATTGGCAATTATAACTATTTTACTTTTTACTCGTCGGATCGACGATTTCCAACTCTCCTAGTCGGAAGGTGACCAACTTATCCCAGTTTCCCCCTTCAAAGAGTACTGCTGCTTTACCATCGGTTACCCGTTGTACTTGGCCGGTAAAACCATAATAGGTATCTCCCATATTTTTTACCCGTACTGCTACACCTGGTAAGATCATTCTTTTTTACCTCAATCGATAAAATACCCATTAAAACTTTAGCCGATGTCGGTGATTGGCTACTGCTTCCACCAAGCCGATCGCCAAAAAATTCGTCAGTAGAGCCGATCGCCCATAACTCATCCAAGGTAACGGAATTCCGGTAACTGGGGCAAGGCCAATGGTCATGCCAATATTCACCATCACCTGAAACACAATCATCGATAATACCCCGATCGCCAGCAAGGAGCCAAAGTTATCCTTTGCATTTTGGGCAATCATCACTAACCGCAGACAAATTAACCAAAAGACCAATAACAGAATCGTTGCGCCAATAAATCCCAACTCCTCACCCACAGCCGAAAAGATGAAATCCGTGTGTTGTTCGGGAATAAAATGCAGTTGGGTTTGGGTTCCCTGATTTAACCCTGTGCCGTGAAGTTGTCCTGAACCAATAGCAATCCGAGATTGAATGAGATGATACCCTCCGCCTAGGGGGTCTTTTTCTGGGTTGAGAAATAAAATTAAGCGGTCTTTCTGATAATCCTTCAGCAGTCCCCAAAAGACCTCACCCAGGAATCCAAAGGCCGTACTCAGAGCAACTGTAACGCCAGCTCCGATACGCGGCCAAGGTAAACTTGTCCAAGCTAAGAGGGCTAGTAAGCCTATCCAAGCAAACCAGGCTGGAAGATAAAGATTAAATAGGATCGCTGAGATCATTGGAGAGATCAGTAAAATCAGCCAACTGGGATTGGTATTAGCCCAGTACAGCATTCCCAAGGCGATCGCCCCAAACACGAGGGAAGTTCCTAAGTCAGGTTGCAGAAACACCAAACCCCAAGGAACGCCTACAATAGCGAGAGTTTTGAAGAGGCTCGATAGGGTTGAAGCTCCCTTACTGTGGAGCAGAGAAGCTAAGGTAATTATTACCCCCAATTTAGCAAATTCTGAGGGCTGAATATTAAACCCACCAATCGTAATCCATCGTTGCGCCCCTAAAGCCGTTGTCCCAATAAAAATAACCGCTAATAAGGAAACATTAGTAATACCATAGATCACCCATTGCCACTGGATAAGTTGCTGGTAGCGCCAACGGGAAATAAATAGGGCTAGAATACACCCAATCCCCCCAATAATCCAATGTTGCAGCCAATCAGTATATTGAAGATTGAGCTGGGTTGAGCGAATCATGATCCCACCAAACAGGGTTAAGCCAATCACCAGAATCAGCAATAGCCAATCTAAATTTTTCCAACTATTGAGTATAGACAGCCAGCGAATTCTGGAACCTGAATTAGCAGAATAAAATAGAGATCTACGCATAAGGTAAGGGGTAATAGGTAATGGGTAATCGGGAATAGGTCATGGGTAATGGTGACCAGTTAAGACGATTTTCTGATTCCTTATTTCCTATTCCCTATTCCCTTGACAAAAGGATAAGTTATCTGGTGAGGACAGCGACAGAGATTTTAGCCGCGATCGCCTTAGCGACCTTGACTAACGCTTGAGCTGAAGCCGATTCAGGATCGCTGACCACAATGGGTACGCCGCGATCGCCACCTTCCCGTAAACCTATTTCTAGGGGAATACAACCGAGCAGGGAAACACCGAGTTCTTCTGAGGTCTTTGCACCCCCTCCCGAACCAAAAATGTCATATTGGCGATCGGGCAGATCCGGCGGGATAAAATAACTCATATTTTCCACCATTCCCAGCACTGGAACCCCCATCTGTTCAAACATTTTCAGCCCCTTACGCGAATCGAGAAGGGCCACATTTTGGGGTGTGGTTACAATAATGGCCCCTACCATGGGAACCGCTTGAGTCAAGGTTAATTGGGCATCTCCAGTTCCAGGAGGCATATCCACAATCAGATAATCTAACTCACCCCAGTCCACTTGATAGAGGAATTGGCGAATCACCCCATTGAGCATGGGGCCGCGCCAAACCACCGGTTGGTCTTTTTCGATCAAAAAGCCCATGGAAACCAGCTTCACCCCATGATTAAAAGCCGGTTCTAGGACTTCTTTGCC
Protein-coding sequences here:
- a CDS encoding putative baseplate assembly protein, producing the protein MVFDFLPKLPKANLDDREYQDLIEECLLRIPRYCPEWTNHNPSDPGITMIEMFAWLTHQMLLRFNQLPRRNYILFLELLGIRLEPPNPATTEVTFYLVSDLPESYTIPAGIEVATERQPGLDPIVFSTDRPLTIGNPQINHFLGAEQIEETPQILRDRFTHLWNLTPTGEWSGPELPLFNAQPQAGNCFYLVFDPQESLDGNVIILTLKGQEATPTGIDPTDPPRRWEAWNGQYWQPVLLEESDDETQGFSFADIAQRGGNPLQGVDITLHLPLNFPVAQFTAYQGRWLRCVYATPRLSQPSYTRSPQIIGIGVKAIGGTTEATQCELIENDLLGNSNGEPGQRFQLRRSPILDRQEDEYLIVTPPGATPQRWQEVTDFSNSSPSDLHYLIDSLTGTLQFGPLIREPAELKQAKDIRAILQQGQDRPPLQPPSMEHQYGAIPPRGATVQMSRYRTGGGLRGNVEDRSLNTLKSAVPYVANVVNLIPARNGTEAETIEQAAMRVPQMLRTRDRAVTPEDFESLTILGGDGAIARTTCLPTNPKKPGTVQLLVVPDCNRQAIAQGVGIPPEQFRLSPPLHRKLMAYLDERRLLGVQVELLEPEYVGLSVQTEVSLDPSYRTPEAQTELLHTLNVTLYRFFNPLTGGPGGNGWPLGQPAYMSDAIALLQQVPGIRRLGAVQLFELRLSIAGQWIRSQPVHLVDPGPTGLICSWADPNLRSNHMINIIE
- a CDS encoding HAS-barrel domain-containing protein; the encoded protein is MRLPLTQTAINDRPENHIAEVIETATSEFLAQCLEPEDLNFPMMPAFGSLVRSLGVTPERSAEPDTGYWVYAVVYHATTTPIDSIHRARALGLSLEQLRAEQPQIFAMLKTEFRAAIVGFETLESAISRSRVYQHLPRRPPQIHQAVYQCHPDEVIRFSEDFDFIRILLEIPGTPVDALIAATLRTIYQLRHTEHSWLVQAGRNLSLLLKDDYDRLRYILSQVYL
- a CDS encoding Uma2 family endonuclease, which gives rise to MVQLYPNPKQKSLPTMYDLPSEDPEEPGLPDEFHDYQPDLLTQTCQSPRYREDDYFIASDLNLYYDSEHTLWHKRPDWFVVLGAKRSRTQQELRLSYVIWQEQISPFLVVELASPGTEDEDLGRTERKEKKPPTKWEVYEKILQVPYYVTYDRYQNNFRGFVLKGGKYERLELSQGKVWLEPLGLGLALWQGVYEGVEGRWLRFYNQTGEWIPTPSERAEQAESECNLQQQRADQAELELQQLRDKLRQLSIDPDSLS
- a CDS encoding NAD(P)H dehydrogenase subunit NdhS yields the protein MILPGVAVRVKNMGDTYYGFTGQVQRVTDGKAAVLFEGGNWDKLVTFRLGELEIVDPTSKK
- the rodA gene encoding rod shape-determining protein RodA is translated as MRRSLFYSANSGSRIRWLSILNSWKNLDWLLLILVIGLTLFGGIMIRSTQLNLQYTDWLQHWIIGGIGCILALFISRWRYQQLIQWQWVIYGITNVSLLAVIFIGTTALGAQRWITIGGFNIQPSEFAKLGVIITLASLLHSKGASTLSSLFKTLAIVGVPWGLVFLQPDLGTSLVFGAIALGMLYWANTNPSWLILLISPMISAILFNLYLPAWFAWIGLLALLAWTSLPWPRIGAGVTVALSTAFGFLGEVFWGLLKDYQKDRLILFLNPEKDPLGGGYHLIQSRIAIGSGQLHGTGLNQGTQTQLHFIPEQHTDFIFSAVGEELGFIGATILLLVFWLICLRLVMIAQNAKDNFGSLLAIGVLSMIVFQVMVNIGMTIGLAPVTGIPLPWMSYGRSALLTNFLAIGLVEAVANHRHRLKF
- a CDS encoding Mrp/NBP35 family ATP-binding protein codes for the protein MTLTLDPQSVLEVLRPVEDPELRKSLVELNMIRQIEIDAQGNVNFTLVLTTPACPLREFIVEDCTKAVKQLPGVQAVNIEVTAETPQFKNTLPDRQGIEGVKNIIAISSGKGGVGKSTVAVNVAVALAQTGAKVGLIDADIYGPNAPTMLGLDSAKVMVQDRGGKEVLEPAFNHGVKLVSMGFLIEKDQPVVWRGPMLNGVIRQFLYQVDWGELDYLIVDMPPGTGDAQLTLTQAVPMVGAIIVTTPQNVALLDSRKGLKMFEQMGVPVLGMVENMSYFIPPDLPDRQYDIFGSGGGAKTSEELGVSLLGCIPLEIGLREGGDRGVPIVVSDPESASAQALVKVAKAIAAKISVAVLTR